A genome region from Scleropages formosus chromosome 6, fSclFor1.1, whole genome shotgun sequence includes the following:
- the c6h2orf42 gene encoding uncharacterized protein C2orf42 homolog isoform X1 → MDGGLVESGLSVTQQAVAPQPQPPASPSLHNRPRDRRKMPAFLSNLGKPTLRGIRRCPQCGIYNGTRGLSCKNKACGAVFRDGAAAGARAGAKKGCTEVVRLVIDGGGGGGEGRAEGTQVFSVRQRGRGAELRGFVELTLTDTAITTPDGTVLTRVSLGRCFMAACRQGQGQAQRGSERQPGTRTGPTVQSLQPESPCVHVKQAMECQTEASPLALKSSVLDSLQAPSQVKEELWRLATESAGPLVQRVSRSTLVVKCHASESHPLGLLHLTVALAPGGVRGEVRAREGQHTQFHCACQGTDTKRGSGVRAGEAQLSDIRDHSEDTGAPASLPLGTSGSSSSSSSQEVCLHYYACVCALTSDAKLAAEFAHFLSYAPDGVRVSASCSVLAAPDRQHLAESGTPHRTKKSKVEDLLAGIPFWVLSLCPTCPSRIPASASAQGVRESLLAPAPRKPSQRKQPISAAVKDAGSSQPVDESHVSLSFQQWLASVTERIHQTMHFQFDGKPEPLVFHIPQAFFNALQQRLSLGSKKRRLPNFTTAFVRNDALPLGTFSKYTWHITNLLQVKRIFDTPELPLELTQSFVKNGDGSFSPSRCSEVPPAAEGHAGTERPQAIRPLELRTFLKVGTSSSEHKGPIPFIIEWIPDILPRSRVGELRIRFEYGHQQSGPAEHGDAMAARQVGVSGGVGGGSMVATSDVGQSLPASTIEIFRVTVP, encoded by the exons ATGGACGGTGGTCTGGTGGAATCGGGCCTGTCGGTGACCCAGCAGGCAGTGGCCCCACAGCCTCAGCCCCCAGCCTCTCCAAGCCTGCACAACCGGCCACGGGACCGGAGGAAGATGCCGGCCTTCTTGTCGAACCTGGGCAAACCCACGCTTCGTGGGATACGTCGGTGCCCGCAGTGCGGCATATACAATGGCACACGCGGCTTGAGCTGCAAGAACAAAGCGTGCGGCGCCGTGTTCCGTGATGGTGCTGCAGCTGGTGCCAGGGCTGGGGCTAAGAAGGGCTGCACCGAGGTGGTGCGTCTGGTGATAGAcggaggaggtggagggggtgaGGGTAGGGCAGAGGGCACTCAGGTATTTTCTGTGCGACAGCGCGGAAGAGGTGCAGAGCTGCGCGGCTTTGTGGAGCTCACGCTAACAGACACAGCCATCACCACACCGGACGGCACCGTGCTGACACGCGTTAGTCTCGGCCGCTGCTTCATGGCGGCATGCCGCCAGGGACAGGGTCAGGCGCAGAGGGGTAGCGAGAGGCAGCCTGGCACGCGAACTGGCCCGACGGTGCAGTCGCTTCAGCCGGAGAGCCCCTGTGTGCACGTAAAGCAGGCAATGGAGTGTCAGACAGAAGCCAGTCCCCTCGCACTCAAAAGCTCTGTGCTGGACTCCCTGCAGGCCCCCAGCcaggtgaaggaggagctgtgGCGGCTAGCCACTGAGTCAGCGGGCCCTCTCGTCCAGAGGGTGTCACGCAGCACTCTGGTGGTGAAGTGCCACGCCAGTGAGAGCCACCCGCTCGGGCTGCTGCACCTGACGGTGGCTTTGGCTCCAGGTGGGGTCAGGGGTGAGGTTCGAGCCAGGGAGGGGCAGCACACCCAGTTCCACTGCGCCTGCCAGGGCACAGACACCAAGAGAGGGTCAGGGGTCAGGGCAGGTGAGGCTCAGCTCTCAGACATCAGGGATCATAGTGAGGACACGGGTGCTCCTGCATCTCTTCCCCTCGGCACCTCTggctcctcctcgtcctcctcatcACAAGAGGTGTGCCTCCACTACTACGCCTGCGTGTGTGCGCTCACAAGTGATGCAAAACTGGCTGCTGAGTTTGCTCACTTCCTCAGCTACGCGCCTGACG GTGTGCGTGTTAGCGCCAGCTGCTCTGTCCTTGCGGCTCCGGATCGTCAGCACCTGGCAGAATCTGGGACTCCTCACAGGACCAAAAAGTCTAAAGTGGAGGACCTTCTCGCTG GAATACCTTTCTGGGTTTTGTCTTTGTGTCCAACGTGCCCTTCCCGCATCCCAGCGTCTGCCTCTGCCCAAGGTGTCCGAGAGAGCCTGCTGGCACCTGCCCCACGTAAACCTAGCCAGAGAAAGCAGCCCATCTCTGCTGCTGTGAAGGACGCAG GAAGCAGCCAGCCTGTAGATGAGAGCCATGTATCCTTATCCTTTCAGCAGTGGCTTGCCAGTGTGACAGAGCGTATCCACCAGACCATGCACTTCCAGTTTGACG GCAAGCCGGAGCCACTGGTCTTCCACATTCCCCAAGCCTTCTTCAACGCTCTGCAGCAGCGCCTCTCCCTGGGATCCAAGAAGAGGAGACTCCCCAACTTCACCACAG CCTTTGTGAGGAATGACGCTCTGCCCTTGGGAACCTTCTCCAAGTACACCTGGCACATCACCAACCTGCTGCAAGTCAAACGGATATTTGACACACCTGAG CTCCCCCTGGAGCTCACGCAGAGTTTTGTGAAGAATGGCGACGGCTCCTTTTCTCCATCCCGATGTTCAGAGGTTCCACCTGCAGCAGAGGGGCATGCAGGAACTGAGAGGCCTCAGGCCATCCGCCCACTAGAGCTGCGTACGTTCCTGAAAGTGG GGACGTCATCATCGGAACACAAAGGCCCCATTCCATTTATTATCGAGTGGATCCCTGACATCTTGCCGAGGTCCAGAGTAGGCGAGCTGCGAATCCGCTTTGAATACGGGCACCAGCAGAGCGGACCAGCAGAACACGGAGATGCAATGGCTGCCAGACAGGTCGGGGTTTCTGGAGGGGTCGGTGGCGGCAGCATGGTGGCCACCTCTGACGTGGGCCAGTCACTGCCAGCTTCCACTATTGAGATCTTTCGTGTCACTGTCCCGTGA
- the c6h2orf42 gene encoding uncharacterized protein C2orf42 homolog isoform X2 yields the protein MDGGLVESGLSVTQQAVAPQPQPPASPSLHNRPRDRRKMPAFLSNLGKPTLRGIRRCPQCGIYNGTRGLSCKNKACGAVFRDGAAAGARAGAKKGCTEVVRLVIDGGGGGGEGRAEGTQVFSVRQRGRGAELRGFVELTLTDTAITTPDGTVLTRVSLGRCFMAACRQGQGQAQRGSERQPGTRTGPTVQSLQPESPCVHVKQAMECQTEASPLALKSSVLDSLQAPSQVKEELWRLATESAGPLVQRVSRSTLVVKCHASESHPLGLLHLTVALAPGGVRGEVRAREGQHTQFHCACQGTDTKRGSGVRAGEAQLSDIRDHSEDTGAPASLPLGTSGSSSSSSSQEVCLHYYACVCALTSDAKLAAEFAHFLSYAPDGVRVSASCSVLAAPDRQHLAESGTPHRTKKSKVEDLLAASASAQGVRESLLAPAPRKPSQRKQPISAAVKDAGSSQPVDESHVSLSFQQWLASVTERIHQTMHFQFDGKPEPLVFHIPQAFFNALQQRLSLGSKKRRLPNFTTAFVRNDALPLGTFSKYTWHITNLLQVKRIFDTPELPLELTQSFVKNGDGSFSPSRCSEVPPAAEGHAGTERPQAIRPLELRTFLKVGTSSSEHKGPIPFIIEWIPDILPRSRVGELRIRFEYGHQQSGPAEHGDAMAARQVGVSGGVGGGSMVATSDVGQSLPASTIEIFRVTVP from the exons ATGGACGGTGGTCTGGTGGAATCGGGCCTGTCGGTGACCCAGCAGGCAGTGGCCCCACAGCCTCAGCCCCCAGCCTCTCCAAGCCTGCACAACCGGCCACGGGACCGGAGGAAGATGCCGGCCTTCTTGTCGAACCTGGGCAAACCCACGCTTCGTGGGATACGTCGGTGCCCGCAGTGCGGCATATACAATGGCACACGCGGCTTGAGCTGCAAGAACAAAGCGTGCGGCGCCGTGTTCCGTGATGGTGCTGCAGCTGGTGCCAGGGCTGGGGCTAAGAAGGGCTGCACCGAGGTGGTGCGTCTGGTGATAGAcggaggaggtggagggggtgaGGGTAGGGCAGAGGGCACTCAGGTATTTTCTGTGCGACAGCGCGGAAGAGGTGCAGAGCTGCGCGGCTTTGTGGAGCTCACGCTAACAGACACAGCCATCACCACACCGGACGGCACCGTGCTGACACGCGTTAGTCTCGGCCGCTGCTTCATGGCGGCATGCCGCCAGGGACAGGGTCAGGCGCAGAGGGGTAGCGAGAGGCAGCCTGGCACGCGAACTGGCCCGACGGTGCAGTCGCTTCAGCCGGAGAGCCCCTGTGTGCACGTAAAGCAGGCAATGGAGTGTCAGACAGAAGCCAGTCCCCTCGCACTCAAAAGCTCTGTGCTGGACTCCCTGCAGGCCCCCAGCcaggtgaaggaggagctgtgGCGGCTAGCCACTGAGTCAGCGGGCCCTCTCGTCCAGAGGGTGTCACGCAGCACTCTGGTGGTGAAGTGCCACGCCAGTGAGAGCCACCCGCTCGGGCTGCTGCACCTGACGGTGGCTTTGGCTCCAGGTGGGGTCAGGGGTGAGGTTCGAGCCAGGGAGGGGCAGCACACCCAGTTCCACTGCGCCTGCCAGGGCACAGACACCAAGAGAGGGTCAGGGGTCAGGGCAGGTGAGGCTCAGCTCTCAGACATCAGGGATCATAGTGAGGACACGGGTGCTCCTGCATCTCTTCCCCTCGGCACCTCTggctcctcctcgtcctcctcatcACAAGAGGTGTGCCTCCACTACTACGCCTGCGTGTGTGCGCTCACAAGTGATGCAAAACTGGCTGCTGAGTTTGCTCACTTCCTCAGCTACGCGCCTGACG GTGTGCGTGTTAGCGCCAGCTGCTCTGTCCTTGCGGCTCCGGATCGTCAGCACCTGGCAGAATCTGGGACTCCTCACAGGACCAAAAAGTCTAAAGTGGAGGACCTTCTCGCTG CGTCTGCCTCTGCCCAAGGTGTCCGAGAGAGCCTGCTGGCACCTGCCCCACGTAAACCTAGCCAGAGAAAGCAGCCCATCTCTGCTGCTGTGAAGGACGCAG GAAGCAGCCAGCCTGTAGATGAGAGCCATGTATCCTTATCCTTTCAGCAGTGGCTTGCCAGTGTGACAGAGCGTATCCACCAGACCATGCACTTCCAGTTTGACG GCAAGCCGGAGCCACTGGTCTTCCACATTCCCCAAGCCTTCTTCAACGCTCTGCAGCAGCGCCTCTCCCTGGGATCCAAGAAGAGGAGACTCCCCAACTTCACCACAG CCTTTGTGAGGAATGACGCTCTGCCCTTGGGAACCTTCTCCAAGTACACCTGGCACATCACCAACCTGCTGCAAGTCAAACGGATATTTGACACACCTGAG CTCCCCCTGGAGCTCACGCAGAGTTTTGTGAAGAATGGCGACGGCTCCTTTTCTCCATCCCGATGTTCAGAGGTTCCACCTGCAGCAGAGGGGCATGCAGGAACTGAGAGGCCTCAGGCCATCCGCCCACTAGAGCTGCGTACGTTCCTGAAAGTGG GGACGTCATCATCGGAACACAAAGGCCCCATTCCATTTATTATCGAGTGGATCCCTGACATCTTGCCGAGGTCCAGAGTAGGCGAGCTGCGAATCCGCTTTGAATACGGGCACCAGCAGAGCGGACCAGCAGAACACGGAGATGCAATGGCTGCCAGACAGGTCGGGGTTTCTGGAGGGGTCGGTGGCGGCAGCATGGTGGCCACCTCTGACGTGGGCCAGTCACTGCCAGCTTCCACTATTGAGATCTTTCGTGTCACTGTCCCGTGA